In one window of Geotrypetes seraphini chromosome 3, aGeoSer1.1, whole genome shotgun sequence DNA:
- the CCNT1 gene encoding cyclin-T1 isoform X2: MATNSLHLTTFSLQYTPPVVACVCIHLACKWSNWEIPVSTDGKPWWEYVDVTVTLELLDELTHEFLQILEKTPNRLKRIRNWRACQAAKKPKMEAAEEDEDEDEDEHLSEQTILSMISRTDSTVTGLMNLSASSAVGQDPGNTSGTGPAIPKVDSASGHRTANSVADHSLVQDTTTGHAPQKHNTKNLSSSKVSLKEYRAKHAEELAAQKRQLENMEASVKEQYAYAAQNLLVQQKRDKEHEARHQESVPSTTALKTPVTGSENPERPPSDKAALKLRIPMSVSGAEKPPSLKPDEIKVRIKMPPAVRHSSSDETASKSKERHKSSSLNHHHHHHHHNHSHKHSHSQPAGASKRPSDSKSSSLQSSSVHKSYGLPSQSRKRPLSEELSTHDLASKISKSSKSSNITFPFPNLPTASAAHVSDPTDLAYSQSSYRVKSSHMKSDKNSAGANGHSASQAMEYQDTVNMLHSLLSAQGMQPTQPPAFQFVHNYGEYRISKPSVTSRTGTTDKLQAPPLPSEPPPPLPPLPK, from the exons ATGGCAACTAACAG CTTGCACTTGACCACCTTCAGTCTCCAGTATACCCCTCCAGTTGTGGCCTGTGTCTGTATTCACCTGGCGTGTAAGTGGTCCAACTGGGAGATCCCAGTGTCCACAGATGGGAAGCCCTGGTGGGAGTATGTGGATGTCACAGTCACGCTGGAACTTCTGGATG AACTGACACACGAGTTTCTGCAGATTTTGGAGAAAACTCCAAACCGACTAAAACGCATCCGAAACTGGAGG GCCTGTCAGGCAGCCAAGAAGCCTAAGATGGAGGCAGCTGAAGAGGATGAGGATGAGGATGAGGATGAACACTTGTCGGAACAGACCATCCTCAGCATGATCTCCCGCACTGACAGCACTGTTACAGGGTTAATGAATTTGTCTGCTTCCTCTGCAGTGGGACAGGACCCTGGAAATACAAGTGGCACTGGACCAGCAATACCAAAGGTAGACTCTGCCTCAGGGCATAGGACTGCCAACAGTGTTGCTGACCATTCTCTAGTGCAGGATACCACCACTGGGCATGCACCACAGAAACATAACACAAAGAACCTTTCATCCTCCAAAGTGTCCCTGAAGGAGTACCGAGCTAAGCATGCAGAGGAATTAGCAGCCCAGAAGCGCCAGCTAGAGAACATGGAAGCCAGCGTTAAGGAGCAATATGCTTATGCAGCCCAGAACCTGCTAGTGCAACAGAAAAGGGATAAAGAGCATGAAGCCCGGCATCAAGAGTCTGTTCCCTCCACTACTGCCCTGAAAACTCCAGTCACAGGCTCAGAAAACCCCGAGCGGCCGCCTTCTGACAAAGCAGCACTCAAACTCAGGATTCCAATGTCTGTTTCAGGGGCTGAGAAGCCCCCATCTTTGAAACCTGATGAAATTAAAGTGCGCATCAAAATGCCACCAGCTGTCCGTCATAGCTCCTCAGATGAAACAGCTAGTAAGAGTAAAGAGAGACACAAGAGCAGTTCATTAAATCACCACCACCATCATCATCACCACAACCATTCTCATAAACATTCACACAGCCAGCCAGCAGGTGCCAGTAAAAGGCCCAGTGACTCCAAgagcagcagcctgcagagctCTTCAGTCCATAAGAGCTATGGGTTGCCCAGTCAGTCCCGGAAAAGACCCCTTTCTGAGGAACTATCAACTCATGATCTAGCATCAAAAATCAGCAAATCCTCCAAGTCATCCAACATAACATTCCCTTTCCCCAACCTGCCCACTGCATCAGCTGCACATGTTTCTGATCCTACAGACCTCGCTTATTCACAATCCAGCTACAGAGTCAAAAGCAGCCACATGAAATCGGACAAGAACTCTGCTGGGGCCAACGGGCACAGTGCAAGCCAAGCAATGGAATATCAGGACACAGTCAACATGCTGCACTCCCTCCTCAGTGCACAGGGCATGCAGCCCACACAACCTCCTGCTTTTCAGTTTGTTCATAACTATGGAGAGTATCGGATTAGCAAGCCATCAGTAACTTCTAGAACAGGCACCACAGACAAACTACAAGCACCTCCACTGCCCTCAGAGCCCCCTCCGCCTCTCCCACCCCTTCCTAAATAA